A single Symbiobacterium thermophilum IAM 14863 DNA region contains:
- a CDS encoding PTS sugar transporter subunit IIA has protein sequence MIGCIVTGHGEFAGGLAQALTMIAGEQEHFELVPFRETEPLDGFAERMKAALQRLLGQTDGVLIFTDLLGGTPFRTAMLAAAGHENVAVLTGTNLPMLIEIGLMRSAQSDVQALARTAEEAGRAGIQAARLEPGGSAPPSGAGSDDDSEGI, from the coding sequence ATGATCGGATGCATCGTTACCGGCCACGGCGAGTTCGCCGGGGGACTGGCCCAGGCGCTGACGATGATCGCCGGGGAGCAGGAGCACTTCGAGCTGGTGCCCTTCCGGGAGACGGAGCCCCTGGACGGGTTCGCCGAGCGGATGAAGGCGGCCCTGCAGCGGCTGCTCGGGCAGACCGACGGGGTACTCATCTTCACGGATCTCCTGGGCGGCACCCCCTTCCGGACGGCCATGCTGGCGGCGGCCGGGCACGAGAACGTCGCGGTGCTGACCGGGACCAACCTGCCCATGCTGATCGAGATCGGCCTCATGCGGTCTGCGCAGTCGGACGTGCAGGCGCTGGCCCGGACGGCCGAGGAGGCGGGCCGGGCCGGGATACAGGCGGCCCGGCTGGAGCCGGGAGGATCGGCCCCGCCCAGCGGCGCGGGGAGCGACGACGACAGCGAGGGGATCTGA
- a CDS encoding PTS system mannose/fructose/sorbose family transporter subunit IID, protein MAYSIPDQYRDRTPAPPLDRATLNQMAWRSVFLQASFNYERMQAAGWLYAILPGLQKIHRNKDDLAAAMSHNLEFFNTHPFLVTFVMGIVLSLEQNKADIATIRAVRVSAMGPLGGIGDALFWFTLVPITAGITSNMALTGNIAAPFVFLLVFNVAQFAIRYWLMHWSYRLGTDAIGILTANARQFTRAASILGVFVVGALTCLYGGTAVNVQIPNGTTFEAVPITAVVSADQLDRYRDLLYQTDQNGNLIRGADGQPQLAEGASIRPLASGDFLITYNEYDEVPVTIDVQEILNGILPKLIPLGLTLLLYFLFTKRNWTPLTAIGFLLVLGLIGSGFGIWPSIW, encoded by the coding sequence ATGGCATATAGCATTCCCGACCAGTACCGCGACCGGACCCCGGCGCCGCCCCTGGACCGGGCGACGCTCAACCAGATGGCGTGGCGCTCGGTCTTCCTGCAGGCTTCGTTCAACTATGAAAGAATGCAGGCCGCGGGCTGGCTGTACGCCATCCTCCCCGGCCTGCAGAAGATCCACCGGAACAAGGACGACCTGGCGGCCGCGATGTCCCACAACCTGGAGTTCTTCAACACGCACCCGTTCCTGGTCACCTTCGTGATGGGCATCGTGCTGTCGCTGGAGCAGAACAAGGCGGACATCGCCACGATCCGGGCGGTGCGGGTCTCCGCGATGGGCCCGCTGGGCGGTATCGGCGACGCCCTGTTCTGGTTCACGCTGGTGCCGATCACCGCCGGCATCACCTCGAACATGGCCCTCACCGGCAACATCGCCGCCCCCTTCGTCTTCCTCCTGGTCTTCAACGTCGCGCAGTTCGCCATCCGCTACTGGCTGATGCACTGGTCCTACCGGCTGGGCACCGACGCGATCGGGATCCTGACGGCCAATGCCCGCCAGTTCACCCGGGCGGCCTCCATCCTGGGCGTGTTCGTCGTCGGCGCCCTGACGTGCCTCTACGGCGGGACCGCGGTCAACGTCCAGATCCCCAACGGCACCACCTTCGAGGCCGTGCCGATCACCGCCGTCGTCAGCGCCGACCAGCTGGACCGGTACCGGGACCTGCTCTACCAGACGGACCAGAACGGCAACCTGATCCGCGGCGCGGACGGTCAGCCGCAGCTGGCGGAGGGCGCGAGCATCCGGCCGCTGGCGAGCGGCGACTTCCTGATCACGTACAACGAGTACGACGAGGTGCCGGTCACCATCGACGTCCAGGAGATCCTGAACGGCATCCTGCCGAAACTGATCCCCCTGGGCCTGACGCTCCTGCTCTACTTCCTGTTCACCAAGCGCAACTGGACGCCGCTCACGGCCATCGGCTTCCTGCTGGTCCTGGGCCTCATCGGCTCGGGGTTCGGCATCTGGCCGTCCATATGGTAA
- a CDS encoding SIS domain-containing protein gives MHILAASTEELRALGAELTAREIAQQPELWAETFAAYREQQERIERFLHDVTRRHGRLRVLFAGAGSSAYVGDVLLPFVKLSGDEGAFEFQATPTTSIVSNPASYLRRDLPTLLVSFARSGNSPESTAAVALARDLVQDLYQITLTCAPEGQLARQAGGDPRNLLWLMPERSNDQGFAMTGSFTCMTLAGLLIFDRRPLDEKARLVDQICAMGQEVIAREPEIGALANLGFRRIVYLGSGPLAGIAREAQLKILELTAGKIATAFDTPLGFRHGPKSFVDEHSAVFVLVANDPYTRKYDLDMLRELRADGIARAVCAVAVKHGGDEDAGAGAPQPSFRFPAAHAGVPDGYLALPYTVFGQILALHAAVRLGNRPDTPSPTGTVNRVVRGVTIHAFPVAGDG, from the coding sequence ATGCACATTCTCGCCGCATCGACGGAAGAGCTGCGGGCGTTGGGGGCGGAACTGACGGCGCGGGAGATCGCCCAGCAGCCGGAGCTCTGGGCGGAGACCTTCGCCGCCTACCGGGAGCAACAGGAGCGGATCGAGCGTTTCCTGCACGACGTCACCCGCCGGCACGGGCGGTTGCGGGTGCTCTTCGCCGGGGCAGGCAGCTCCGCCTACGTCGGCGACGTCCTGCTGCCGTTCGTGAAGCTGTCGGGCGATGAGGGGGCCTTCGAGTTCCAGGCCACCCCCACCACGAGCATCGTCAGCAACCCCGCTTCGTACCTGAGACGGGACCTCCCCACCCTCCTGGTCAGCTTCGCCCGCAGCGGCAACAGCCCGGAGAGCACCGCCGCCGTGGCCCTGGCCCGGGATCTGGTACAGGACCTGTATCAGATCACCCTCACCTGCGCACCGGAAGGGCAGCTGGCCCGGCAGGCCGGGGGCGACCCCCGCAACCTGCTCTGGCTCATGCCGGAGCGGTCCAACGACCAGGGCTTCGCGATGACCGGCAGCTTCACGTGCATGACGCTGGCCGGCCTGCTGATCTTCGACCGTCGCCCGCTGGACGAGAAGGCCCGGCTGGTGGACCAGATCTGCGCGATGGGGCAGGAGGTCATCGCCCGGGAGCCCGAGATCGGGGCGCTGGCGAACCTCGGCTTCCGGCGCATCGTCTACCTGGGATCGGGACCCCTGGCGGGCATCGCCCGGGAGGCGCAACTGAAGATCCTGGAGCTCACGGCCGGCAAGATCGCCACCGCCTTCGACACGCCCCTGGGCTTCCGGCACGGGCCCAAGTCCTTCGTGGACGAGCACTCGGCGGTCTTCGTCCTGGTGGCCAACGACCCCTACACCCGGAAGTACGACCTGGACATGCTGCGGGAGCTGCGGGCGGACGGCATCGCCCGGGCGGTCTGCGCCGTGGCGGTCAAACACGGCGGGGACGAGGACGCGGGCGCAGGGGCGCCGCAGCCCTCGTTCCGCTTCCCTGCCGCCCACGCCGGCGTGCCTGACGGGTACCTGGCCCTGCCCTACACCGTTTTCGGCCAGATCCTGGCTCTGCACGCCGCGGTGAGACTGGGCAACCGGCCCGACACCCCGAGCCCCACCGGCACGGTGAACCGGGTGGTCAGGGGCGTCACGATCCACGCCTTCCCCGTGGCGGGGGATGGGTGA
- the agaB gene encoding PTS galactosamine transporter subunit IIB encodes MPNILLTRIDNRLIHGQVATQWCSSIGANLILVANDQVAHDKMRQGLMDMAAPAGVETRYFTIEKTINVIHKASPRQKIFIICETPQDVLRLVEGGVPIKKVNIGNMHMAEGKRQVATSVAVDDADVAAFRRLQELGVELEIQRVPSTPPEDIAKLFK; translated from the coding sequence ATGCCCAACATCTTGCTGACGCGCATTGACAACCGGCTGATCCACGGCCAGGTGGCGACCCAGTGGTGCTCGTCCATCGGCGCCAACCTGATCCTGGTGGCCAACGACCAGGTCGCCCACGACAAGATGCGCCAGGGGCTCATGGACATGGCGGCCCCGGCCGGCGTCGAGACCCGTTACTTCACCATCGAGAAGACCATCAACGTGATCCACAAGGCGTCGCCGCGGCAGAAGATCTTCATCATCTGCGAGACCCCGCAGGATGTCCTGCGGCTGGTGGAGGGCGGCGTGCCCATCAAGAAGGTCAACATCGGAAACATGCACATGGCAGAGGGCAAGCGGCAGGTGGCGACCTCCGTGGCCGTGGACGACGCCGACGTCGCCGCCTTCCGGCGGCTGCAGGAGCTGGGCGTCGAACTGGAGATCCAGCGGGTGCCGTCCACCCCGCCCGAGGACATCGCCAAGCTGTTCAAGTAG
- the yajC gene encoding preprotein translocase subunit YajC: MWESILAASIVMLAFVLVTLAIWYALAIRGLRRQREQFARLHAELAPGQVVTFGNGIYGTTVAVYEDTADIQVKSGAVLTVSRYAISAIVRKEKQHAQHLADAH; this comes from the coding sequence ATGTGGGAGAGCATTCTGGCGGCATCCATCGTGATGCTTGCCTTCGTGCTGGTCACGCTGGCGATCTGGTACGCCCTCGCCATCCGGGGGCTGCGGCGGCAACGGGAGCAATTCGCCCGGCTGCACGCGGAACTGGCGCCGGGGCAGGTGGTGACCTTCGGCAACGGCATCTACGGCACCACGGTGGCGGTGTACGAAGACACGGCGGACATCCAGGTCAAGTCCGGCGCCGTGCTGACGGTCTCCCGCTACGCGATCTCGGCCATCGTCAGGAAGGAGAAGCAGCATGCCCAACATCTTGCTGACGCGCATTGA
- a CDS encoding PTS mannose/fructose/sorbose/N-acetylgalactosamine transporter subunit IIC codes for MSFEITALQIILVFIVTFIAAIDQFNFLESLYQPIVTGAVIGAILGDVRTGLIVGGTYQLMTIGNMPIGGAQPPNAVIGGIMAAILAITLGLQPTVAVATAIPFSLLGQYAVTLLFTAMSPVMSYADRAAQEASPGKIVAINYFAMAVLGLLFGVIVTLFFVGGAAFGNRVVSAIPQWLMSGLSAAGGMMRFVGFAILLKVMASRDMWGFYFMGFALANIVAGIPQLSSSALLLLALIGFALAFWDFQHQTALKAAAVSAGGDDDGI; via the coding sequence ATGAGCTTTGAGATCACGGCCCTGCAGATCATCCTGGTCTTCATCGTCACCTTCATCGCCGCGATCGACCAGTTCAACTTCCTGGAGTCGCTGTATCAGCCCATCGTGACCGGCGCGGTGATCGGCGCCATCCTGGGGGATGTGAGGACCGGGCTGATCGTCGGCGGCACCTACCAGCTGATGACCATCGGCAACATGCCGATCGGCGGAGCGCAGCCCCCCAACGCGGTGATCGGCGGCATCATGGCCGCGATCCTGGCCATCACGCTGGGGCTGCAGCCGACCGTGGCCGTGGCCACCGCCATCCCGTTTTCGCTGCTGGGGCAGTACGCGGTGACGCTGCTGTTCACCGCCATGTCGCCCGTGATGTCCTACGCCGACCGGGCGGCGCAGGAGGCCAGCCCGGGCAAGATCGTGGCCATCAACTACTTCGCCATGGCGGTCCTGGGCCTGCTCTTCGGCGTCATCGTCACCCTCTTCTTCGTGGGCGGCGCCGCCTTCGGCAACCGGGTGGTCAGCGCCATCCCGCAGTGGCTCATGAGCGGCCTCAGCGCCGCCGGCGGCATGATGCGCTTCGTCGGCTTTGCGATCCTGCTCAAGGTCATGGCCTCCCGGGACATGTGGGGGTTCTACTTCATGGGCTTCGCCCTGGCCAACATCGTGGCGGGCATCCCGCAGCTGAGCAGCTCGGCCCTGCTGCTCCTGGCCCTGATCGGCTTCGCCCTGGCCTTCTGGGACTTCCAGCACCAGACCGCGCTGAAGGCCGCGGCCGTGAGCGCAGGAGGCGACGACGATGGCATATAG